One window of the Oncorhynchus mykiss isolate Arlee chromosome 5, USDA_OmykA_1.1, whole genome shotgun sequence genome contains the following:
- the LOC110519478 gene encoding low choriolytic enzyme-like: MVWFLILIWFVQVGSVPITNFTNATTSNATFPATVDNSTYTNNSTNMTFTATGSTASMGTRHRLNDWVKTPETREEDLQFDLAIMEGDILVSEDRLAVKSLWPEKDGVTSIPYKVNDYLVDRKVTILAAFKMISDQTCILFHEYTNEINYIDIISGTGCASYVGFQGGAQSLYFGRACNVGNLCHELMHALGLHHEHTRPDRDQYVTIQWDNVVPGKQENFKVKKGDTQDLPYDYDSIMHYGTYYFSSNRNPTIDATKSGVQIGQRNHLSPLDITRLNKLYQCE, encoded by the exons ATGGTTTGGTTTCTGATTCTCATCTGGTTTGTCCAAG TGGGCAGTGTTCCCATCACCAATTTCACAAATGCTACTACTTCAAATGCTACTTTCCCTGCCACAG TGGACAATTCTACATACACCAACAATTCTACAAATATGACTTTCACTGCCACAG GTTCTACTGCCTCAATGGGGACACGCCACAGACTAAATGATTGGGTTAAAACGCCTGAAACCAGAGAAG AGGACTTACAGTTCGACCTTGCTATCATGGAGGGAGACATTCTGGTTTCA GAAGACCGATTAGCTGTGAAGTCACTTTGGCCTGAGAAAGATGGCGTCACTTCTATCCCCTACAAGGTCAACGATTATCTGG TGGACAGAAAGGTAACTATACTAGCAGCGTTCAAGATGATTTCAGACCAGACGTGTATCCTCTTCCACGAATACACCAATGAGATTAACTACATAGACATCATCTCTGGGACAGG CTGTGCGTCGTATGTAGGTTTTCAGGGCGGGGCCCAGTCTCTGTACTTCGGTAGAGCCTGTAACGTGGGGAACCTGTGCCATGAGCTGATGCATGCCCTGGGCCTGCACCACGAGCACACACGGCCAGACCGTGACCAATACGTCACCATACAGTGGGACAACGTGGTCCCAG GAAAACAAGAGAACTTTAAGGTGAAGAAAGGAGACACTCAGGACCTGCCCTATGACTACGACTCCATAATGCACTACGGAAC ATACTACTTCTCATCAAACCGGAACCCCACTATTGACGCCACGAAGAGTGGAGTCCAGATTGGACAGAGAAATCACCTGAGCCCCCTGGACATAACACGCCTTAACAAACTCTATCAATGTG AATAA